From the Diospyros lotus cultivar Yz01 chromosome 13, ASM1463336v1, whole genome shotgun sequence genome, one window contains:
- the LOC127787918 gene encoding FT-interacting protein 7, giving the protein MTESCSRKLMVEVCNAKNLMPKDGQGTASAYVIVDFDGQRRRTKTKFRDLNPEWDEKLEFLVHDLDAMATEVLELNVYNDKKTGKRSTFLGKVKIAGSGFAKSGSETLVYYPLEKRSVFSQVKGEIGLKVWYVDENIPSAAPEGQEQKSEGPPPPAAEEKPPEKEEEKKPEEEKKEGDTPVEEGKKEEKQEEEAKPPENVKTEEALAVAAPPENPPLAQSDKPNEVKGKEIAGKRPDVGVHELELRSLAGDRNRGSYDLVDRMPFLFVRVVKVKRANPEADSSVYANLVIGTHSIKSKSQTDKDWDQVFAFDKEGLNSTSLEVSVWSEKKGPDGNVTENSLGNVSFDLQEVPKRVPPDSPLAPQWYTLEGSPENSSGNDVMLAVWIGTQADEAFQESWQSDSGGLIPETRANVYLSPKLWYLRLTVIQTQDLQLDSGTQPKVKNPEMYVKAQLGAQVFKTSRTIVGSSSLSSNPTWNEDLMFVAAEPFEPFLVITVEDVSNAQTVGQAKVQMASIERRTDDRSELKSRWFNLIGDESRPYAGRIHVRVCLEGGYHVLDEAAHVTSDVRAAAKQLAKAPIGLLEVGIRGATNLLPMKTKDGTRGTMDAYVVAKYGPKWVRTRTILDRFNPRWNEQYTWDVYDPCTVLTIGVFDNGRYRRDESGKPGKDVRVGKLRVRLSTLDTNRVYVGSYSLAVILPGGARKTGEIEISVRFSCSSWLSLIQAYASPMLPRMHYVRPLGPAQQDILRHTAMRIVTTRLARSEPALGQEVVQFMLDSDTHMWSMRRSKANWFRVVGSLSKAATLAKWVDGIRTWVHPPTTILVHALLVAIVLCPHLILPTMLMYAFLIVGLRFRYRPRIPVTMDTRLSCVDAVGPDEYDEEFDGFPTTRSLEQVRVRYDRLRALAGRAQTLLGDVAAQGERLEALLNWRDPRATGLFAMACLVASLLLYVVPFKAIVLGSGFYYLRHPRFRDDMPSLPMNFFRRLPSLSDQIL; this is encoded by the coding sequence ATGACAGAGAGCTGTAGTAGAAAGCTCATGGTGGAAGTCTGCAATGCCAAGAATTTGATGCCCAAGGATGGCCAGGGAACGGCGAGCGCTTATGTTATAGTCGATTTTGATGGCCAGAGGCGGCGGACGAAGACCAAGTTCAGAGATCTGAATCCGGAGTGGGACGAGAAGCTGGAGTTTCTGGTTCATGATTTGGATGCCATGGCTACCGAAGTTTTAGAACTGAATGTTTACAACGACAAGAAGACAGGAAAGAGAAGCACGTTTCTGGGTAAAGTCAAGATCGCCGGCAGCGGCTTCGCGAAATCTGGGTCGGAGACGTTGGTGTACTATCCTCTGGAGAAGAGGAGCGTTTTCTCTCAGGTTAAAGGAGAGATCGGACTGAAGGTTTGGTACGTGGACGAGAATATTCCTTCGGCGGCGCCGGAGGGGCAGGAACAGAAGTCGGAGGGTCCGCCGCCGCCTGCTGCTGAGGAAAAGCCGccggagaaggaagaagaaaagaagccagaggaggagaagaaggaaggtGACACGCCTGTGGAGGAAGGGAAGAAAGAGGAAAAGCAAGAAGAGGAAGCCAAACCGCCGGAGAACGTGAAAACAGAGGAGGCTCTGGCAGTGGCGGCCCCACCAGAGAATCCCCCACTGGCTCAGTCTGATAAGCCGAATGAGGTGAAGGGCAAGGAGATAGCCGGAAAACGGCCCGATGTGGGCGTGCACGAGCTGGAACTCCGATCTCTCGCCGGCGATCGAAACCGCGGTTCCTACGACCTCGTTGATAGAATGCCGTTTCTATTCGTTCGCGTCGTGAAGGTGAAACGAGCGAACCCAGAAGCCGATTCATCGGTTTACGCGAACCTGGTGATTGGAACTCACAGTATCAAAAGCAAGAGCCAAACCGACAAGGATTGGGACCAAGTCTTCGCCTTCGACAAGGAAGGCCTCAACTCTACTTCCTTGGAGGTTTCCGTTTGGTCTGAGAAGAAAGGCCCTGACGGTAACGTTACCGAGAATTCTCTAGGAAACGTTTCGTTCGATTTGCAAGAAGTTCCGAAGAGAGTCCCGCCGGACAGTCCGCTCGCTCCCCAGTGGTACACTCTGGAAGGCAGTCCGGAGAATTCATCAGGAAATGACGTCATGCTCGCTGTCTGGATCGGTACTCAGGCGGACGAGGCCTTCCAGGAGTCATGGCAATCGGATTCCGGCGGGTTGATTCCGGAGACCCGAGCCAACGTCTACCTCTCTCCGAAGCTGTGGTATTTGCGACTAACGGTCATCCAAACCCAAGATCTCCAGCTAGATTCGGGCACCCAGCCTAAGGTTAAGAACCCCGAAATGTATGTCAAGGCTCAGCTCGGCGCGCAGGTTTTCAAAACAAGCCGAACAATCGTCGGCTCATCCAGCTTGTCATCAAACCCCACGTGGAACGAGGACCTCATGTTCGTCGCAGCCGAGCCGTTTGAGCCGTTTCTGGTCATAACAGTCGAAGACGTCTCCAACGCTCAAACCGTCGGCCAGGCTAAGGTACAGATGGCGAGCATCGAACGGCGAACTGATGACAGGTCAGAGCTGAAATCCAGGTGGTTCAATCTGATTGGAGATGAGAGCAGACCCTACGCCGGGAGAATACACGTGCGAGTATGCCTGGAGGGCGGCTACCACGTGCTGGACGAAGCTGCTCACGTGACCAGCGACGTCCGGGCGGCGGCGAAGCAGCTGGCCAAAGCCCCAATCGGATTGCTGGAAGTGGGGATCCGCGGCGCCACCAATCTGCTGCCGATGAAGACCAAGGACGGGACACGTGGCACCATGGACGCTTACGTGGTGGCCAAATACGGGCCGAAGTGGGTCCGGACCCGCACGATCCTGGACCGGTTCAATCCACGCTGGAACGAGCAGTACACGTGGGACGTGTACGATCCCTGCACCGTTCTGACGATCGGGGTCTTCGACAACGGAAGGTACAGGCGCGACGAATCGGGCAAACCTGGTAAGGACGTGCGGGTCGGGAAGCTACGGGTCCGGCTGTCCACGCTGGACACGAATCGGGTGTACGTAGGTTCATATTCCCTTGCGGTGATCCTCCCCGGCGGGGCCAGGAAGACAGGCGAGATCGAGATCTCCGTAAGATTCTCCTGCTCGTCGTGGCTCAGCCTCATCCAGGCGTATGCGAGCCCCATGCTGCCCAGAATGCACTACGTGCGCCCGCTGGGCCCTGCCCAGCAGGACATCCTGCGGCACACAGCGATGCGGATCGTGACGACCCGGCTCGCTCGGTCCGAACCTGCTTTGGGCCAGGAGGTGGTTCAGTTCATGCTGGACTCCGACACCCACATGTGGAGCATGCGGCGGAGCAAAGCGAACTGGTTCCGGGTCGTGGGCTCCCTATCAAAAGCCGCCACGTTGGCTAAGTGGGTAGACGGGATCCGGACCTGGGTGCACCCGCCGACGACGATTCTTGTCCACGCTCTGCTCGTGGCAATCGTGCTCTGCCCCCATCTAATCCTCCCCACCATGCTAATGTACGCTTTCCTGATCGTAGGGCTGAGATTTCGCTACCGCCCTCGGATTCCGGTTACGATGGACACGAGATTATCGTGCGTCGACGCCGTTGGTCCGGATGAATACGACGAGGAGTTTGATGGGTTTCCGACCACACGATCGCTGGAGCAGGTCCGGGTCAGGTACGACCGGTTGAGGGCGCTGGCAGGTCGAGCTCAGACACTGCTAGGTGACGTGGCGGCGCAGGGAGAAAGGTTGGAGGCGCTGTTGAATTGGCGGGACCCACGTGCGACAGGATTGTTTGCAATGGCGTGCCTTGTAGCTTCGTTGCTGTTGTACGTGGTACCCTTCAAGGCCATCGTATTAGGGTCGGGTTTCTACTATCTCCGGCACCCGCGATTCCGGGATGACATGCCGTCGTTGCCGATGAACTTTTTCCGGAGACTGCCGTCGCTGTCCGACCAAATACTGTGA